From the Hevea brasiliensis isolate MT/VB/25A 57/8 chromosome 13, ASM3005281v1, whole genome shotgun sequence genome, the window tggctgtacggtaaaatttttctttcaacttattaggaatcttgcaatcacataaaactcccattgcacttctccacttcaaccatccggctttaatcctatgactaacatcctcctcacatcccctatctacttgaagaattgagccaagatatttaaagtgattactttggggcagtaccactccatccaaactaactccttccctatcaccagttcagccttcactgaacttacaatgcatgtattctgtattcattttacttaacttaaaaccatttgactctagagtacttctccaaaactctagctttctattgactccttctcgtgtctcatctattagaactatatcatctgcaaacatcatgcactaagggatactctcttatatatatttcgtcaattcatctaaaactaatataaaaagataagggcttacagttgaaccttggtgtaatccaattgagagaggaaaatctcttgtgtcccctcccactgtacgcacaatagtagttgctccttcatacatatcttttaacacttgtatgtgcctaatagataccctcttttgttctaacactctccataagacatctcttataatactatcataagccttctccaaatcgataaaaaccatgtatagatctttctttacatctctatatttcttcatcaagcttctaatgagaaagatcgcttctatagttgaacgaccgggcatgaagccaaattgattgggagagatagaagtgtcatgacgtagtcggtgttccacaactctctcccacaacttcatagcatggctcatgagtttaattcccctatagtttgagcaactctgtatgtctcccttattttaaaaaataggtactaaaatactccccctccattcatcaggcattttctttgagtttagaatcttattaaacaatttagttaaccatgccactcacatatctcccaaacactttcacacttcaattggcattccatcgggtccacagactttacccactttcattctcttaagtgcttcctttacttcaaaagatctaatccttctagtataattcacatttttttctattgctctgttgtctatattcacgctattaccactttgactattgttaaagagatcatcaaaataatttcttcatctttctttaatgtcctcatctttcaccaatacttttccttctttatccttaatgcacctaaattgattgagatcttgacatttcttttctctcctccttgctaatctataaatatctttctgccCTTCTTtaattccaagtttctcatataacttttcaaaggcctgcgctcttgcttaactaactgtcttttttgcctatttctttactatcttgtactgttcatatgcctcattattatcacacttaggtaatttcttataccattccctctttctctttactgccttttgtacttcctcattccaccaccatctctcttttgagggtggtcaatgtcctctagactctccaagtacttttctagctacttctctaatctttgaagccatctgtatccacatatcattggcctccacatccagcttccatacttcggattcaagaagctcatttttgaacttcacttgttttactcctttgaactcccaccactttgttcgagctacactattttttctaattttacttgaattgttcatgcgctcttgcttgactaactgccttttttgcctctttctttacttaaacaattcttttttattatttaattatttgattaaatttaaatGAGATTTTAAGTTTTAACATATACACAATGATAATCATTGTTTATAATTCAAGAATTCATAACTTATAAGATAGACTATATAACACAATAAGAATATATTGTTCTATTATAAAGTGTACTTCTAATTAGCTAAATGATAATTTTGTATTTATCAAAATATGTTATTGtgattttttttacttattttaaaacatatattttttaattaattttgagaatTGTTATCAAATCTTGCGATTTGATTCTCCAATTTCAATTTACAAAATGAAGATTTTGATTCTCGATTTAAATCTCAATTTGACGCTTGATCTACTAATCTTCTTCATTTGAAGCTTACTTGGACATACAGAAAAATTCCAGTAAAGAGATATATACTTAAACTACCATGCCCATTCTTAACCAACACATCTAAAACAAGGAGACCCACTTTGATACGCTACAATATTCTCTTCCAAAAGAAGGgaatatttatattttacctGAAATCTGTGGAAAATAGAGAGTTTCCTTCAGGTCAAACAAGCCAATATTTTCAATCTGCCTCTTAAACCAATCGAGTAGTTGAGTTTTCGATAAATTATCTGGAGTGCTCCAGTATCCACGAACACATAGTTCCCCTTGAATTGATATCAACTGAGAAATTAAGACAATAGTCACCGGTTATTCAAAAATGAGAGTAGCACTGTATTTATTTCTGATTTAGACTTTGTTTGGTTCAATTCTAtggtaaaattcatttcatttgcaaATGAATTCTATGGTagaattcatttacaaatgaattAACTATATTTGGTATATTtcatattaaatatgaaattcatttcaaataaaataaattttgtgcttagaataaataaaatgatatatCATAAGGGGATAATTTTGTCActtgaaatatatatgattttaagtttgaaattcatttgcaaattctatcaattttgatgaaattttgtttagttataataaattccatagaattgattattaagaattgcaaatgaattttcatttaaaccaaacactaaaattttagatttacaaataaattccacaaaattttataaaattcatttatacTAAACACTACCTTAGTCAACACAAAACCACATTCAAATGCAAGGCTGGGTTTAATTCAATTTCATAATGATTACCAGAGGACATACCACAGCAATGGTATTTGTATTTCGCAATAAAACATAGGTTGCCCAAGCCAAGTCCTCCTTCTGAGTATTGGAAATATTCTCTGACATCACAAATATTTGCTCAGCGCCTTGAGGAAGAGCTGGCTGATCCACTAGAGTAGCACCCTGTGATATTTTACAAAACATTAGGCCAACAAAAATGTAGAGCAGCTACTAGTCATTGGTGccgcagaaaaaaaaaaaaaaaatctcgacGGTGTAAAATTCTGTTTCTCGGTTGCTGGCATAACAAAGGATGCCTTACCAGAATGCCCAATAGGAACCACTGTAAATGCAACTTATACTTTAAAAAGACACATGTTTGGTCTTTCTTTATCTAAAATATATCAGCCTCTAattgaatttataaaataaaaaaacgaGTTATATCCAAAATCAAATAACAATAGGAACAATAAATCAAGCTCAAACTACATAAAGCAGAACAAAAAATCACCTTGAGAAATCTTCCAAAGAAAGGAAGTGCAATTGAGAATGCGGCTAACGAAAGACCCAAAGCCTCCGTTCTCTGCACCAGAATCCAAAAACCCAATAATAACTATTAaagaataaagaaagaaaaataaaaaccaCAAAACAAAACCAGCTAACCAGCTGTGGCGGGCTGGTGGCAGAATTGGAACCCAGAAAATGGTTCAATAGCAGAAGCGAGCCGAACCCGCAGCCTATCCATCGGGGCAAGTACGATTCGTCCAATCCAGGTATACCTAGAACCCTCAGTAGATAATAATTTAACTGAATTTACGAGTGAGCAAGCAGCTAATCAGTACAAAAGaggggatttttttttctttattaccAAATGTGAAGCGAAGAACAGAAAGATTGAGTTCCTGCTGTTGATCTTGTGACGTTTGAGAATTGTCAATTCGAGCATATATGGTTACGGATTTTCTGCTAAATTTGGAGCGAAATTGGGGACGGATTTTCAACTGAATTAACGGGTGTGTTGAA encodes:
- the LOC110672794 gene encoding protein COFACTOR ASSEMBLY OF COMPLEX C SUBUNIT B CCB2, chloroplastic isoform X2, which translates into the protein MSGLSTHPLIQLKIRPQFRSKFSRKSVTIYARIDNSQTSQDQQQELNLSVLRFTFGIPGLDESYLPRWIGCGFGSLLLLNHFLGSNSATSPPQLRTEALGLSLAAFSIALPFFGRFLKGATLVDQPALPQGAEQIFVMSENISNTQKEDLAWATYVLLRNTNTIAVLISIQGELCVRGYWSTPDNLSKTQLLDWFKRQIENIGLFDLKETLYFPQISESGLWEMLTKGTRSLLVEPVIQGIGRSTNEMEKTEDFVLLASSIGYAYNDKDRAWIRAVANKFAGWI
- the LOC110672794 gene encoding protein COFACTOR ASSEMBLY OF COMPLEX C SUBUNIT B CCB2, chloroplastic isoform X1; this translates as MSGLSTHPLIQLKIRPQFRSKFSRKSVTIYARIDNSQTSQDQQQELNLSVLRFTFGIPGLDESYLPRWIGCGFGSLLLLNHFLGSNSATSPPQLRTEALGLSLAAFSIALPFFGRFLKGATLVDQPALPQGAEQIFVMSENISNTQKEDLAWATYVLLRNTNTIAVVCPLLISIQGELCVRGYWSTPDNLSKTQLLDWFKRQIENIGLFDLKETLYFPQISESGLWEMLTKGTRSLLVEPVIQGIGRSTNEMEKTEDFVLLASSIGYAYNDKDRAWIRAVANKFAGWI